One window of the Leishmania panamensis strain MHOM/PA/94/PSC-1 chromosome 12 sequence genome contains the following:
- a CDS encoding hypothetical protein (TriTrypDB/GeneDB-style sysID: LpmP.12.0250), whose protein sequence is MVFLGHCAGHVAHVCLLGITRRLWRRLPRLPMCAVLLALLLLCSTTALVAAITTITPLLNITPTDKANPDDYYKLLVAQDATIVAGSTTALSSDGIAYPRLNIVKGLRSIFNNSRVPTPLSTSTLTDTPLKTFPADALSELLVVMALLYLDSTSALPFALHAPIPSTYLPTSYAGGPTLVNPSFPNVPITLNMLLLHVSSITETSLDLGTAAGPSGTAPSLSTFVSSLLSATGAPLFSASQPGLSSSYTHSHANVAIVAYIVEQVLAKSTNHSTLSGIGEFLFGVVLPPLQLSCSFLLSRDGHVIGTPDPFPNSCTRHVLNYVARQALNRSGSGSLESYPIQALYFSDHTLFTTSADMAKLTTELLVPGGVYHATIGALMLQNVVAITAPTMSYTEGRAAGLFLFSANSLCVTMYAAISYSGSAPYCHYSSSTVSDSAPPFGLVASGGMNDELAILCVPVVSNKKIFCSIAELSFSDAGCRRTNVATAGSRAVGLAMVSLARLTSEPMPVSVAPRSPPKTQAVSGGFVVIGVVATLVVVIVASYLTDYFIQPPPPVKTIAPISKGQINLRSGTALNNPNGDRGAVDGSDRPVSGEFPMAFHENGGNDGGEELYSGADDEVPYLMHSGGPARGGSSLCRHRPLQRRYRDSSEVNSPNGGSDSSGDDCWGDSQDGTDRFPTGSQRPNPNGILRFDAYT, encoded by the coding sequence ATGGTCTTCCTGGGTCATTGTGCTGGGCACGTTGCGCACGTATGTCTCCTCGGCATCACAAGGCGGCTCTGGCGTCGGCTGCCGCGTCTGCCCATGTGCGCAGTGCTCTtagcgctgcttctgctctGTAGTACCACCGCTCTCGTCGCAGCCATCACAACCATCACGCCCCTCCTGAACATCACCCCCACCGACAAAGCCAACCCTGACGACTACTACAAGCTGTTGGTCGCCCAGGATGCTACCATTGTGGccggcagcaccactgctCTTAGTAGCGACGGAATCGCCTATCCGAGGCTTAACATCGTTAAAGGATTGCGGTCCATCTTCAACAATTCGCGGGTGCCAACGCCGCTGAGCACTTCTACGCTGACGGACACCCCCCTGAAGACCTTCCCTGCTGACGCCCTGTCGGAGCTTCTTGTAGTGATGGCGCTCCTCTACCTCGACTCCACCAGCGCGCTGCCGTTCGCCCTCCATGCGCCGATCCCGTCCACGTACCTGCCGACCTCCTACGCCGGTGGCCCCACCCTCGTCAACCCGTCGTTTCCCAATGTGCCCATCACTCTCaacatgctgctgctgcatgtcTCCTCTATCACCGAGACGAGCCTTGACTTGGGCACCGCAGCTGGGCCCTCAGGCACCGCGCCGAGCCTCTCCACTTTTGTCagctccctcctctccgccacGGGCGCGCCACTCTTCAGCGCCAGCCAGCCCGGCCTGTCTAGCAGCTACACCCACTCGCACGCCAACGTGGCGATCGTCGCCTACATCGTAGAGCAGGTCTTGGCGAAGTCGACAAACCACTCGACCCTCTCCGGCATCGGCGAGTTTCTCTTCGGTGTcgtgctgccaccgctgcagctgtcgtGCAGCTTTTTACTAAGCCGCGACGGTCATGTCATCGGCACACCCGACCCCTTTCCTAACAGCTGCACCCGCCATGTGCTGAACTACGTCGCTCGCCAGGCGCTTaaccgcagcggcagcggcagcctgGAGAGTTATCCCATCCAGGCCCTGTACTTTTCCGATCACACGCTCTTTACGACCAGCGCAGACATGGCGAAGTTGACGACAGAGTTGCTGGTGCCGGGCGGTGTCTATCACGCTACCATTGGTGCCCTGATGCTCCAGAACGTGGTGGCGATTACAGCGCCGACAATGTCCTACACGGAGGGACGCGCAGCCGGTCTCTTCCTGTTCAGCGCGAACAGCCTGTGCGTTACGATGTACGCCGCCATCTCCTACAGTGGCAGTGCGCCGTACTGCCACTACAGCTCCTCAACAGTGTCCGACTCAGCACCGCCCTTCGGGCTGGTCGCCTCTGGTGGCATGAATGATGAACTCGCCATTCTGTGCGTCCCTGTCGTGAGCAACAAGAAGATATTTTGCTCCATCGCTGAGCTTTCCTTCTCCGACGCTGGCTGTCGCCGGACCAACGTGGCAACAGCGGGGAGCCGCGCCGTCGGGCTTGCCATGGTGAGCTTGGCGCGCTTGACGAGTGAGCCTATGCCAGTGAGTGTAGCCCCAAGGTCTCCACCAAAGACCCAAGCCGTGAGCGGAGGGTTCGTCGTCATTGGAGTAGTCGCCACACTCGTGGTTGTGATCGTCGCCTCCTACCTCACCGACTACTTCatccagccgccgccgccagtgaAAACTATAGCACCGATTTCGAAGGGTCAAATCAACCTGCGGAGTGGCACCGCGCTGAATAACCCCAACGGCGACCGCGGCGCAGTGGACGGATCTGACAGACCCGTCAGCGGTGAGTTCCCAATGGCGTTTCACGAGAACGGTGGAAACGATGGCGGTGAGGAGCTGTACAGTGGGGCAGACGACGAGGTGCCGTACCTCATGCATAGCGGTGGCCCTGCTCGTGGCGGCTCGTCACTATGTCGGCATCGCCCGCTCCAGCGTCGGTACCGTGACAGCAGCGAAGTGAACTCGCCCAACGGCGGCTCCGACTCCAGTGGTGATGATTGCTGGGGCGATAGCCAGGACGGCACGGATCGCTTCCCCACAGGGTCACAGAGGCCCAACCCGAACGGCATTCTGCGCTTCGACGCCTACACGTAG
- a CDS encoding hypothetical protein (TriTrypDB/GeneDB-style sysID: LpmP.12.0240) has product MSASSNLEKLLPSLYEFLSVHPSDAYASASAAPTQRSGDDLYPGCSSDNGRSNATSPSAISSSSLGSDLACATPAIIVQSYTRWRRCITVWRRVIGNDSLFLTVLLHAGCLWCPNYAALYRAKRDITTRAQQQRRSAQATPASEDKFTLEVGSATLEGEQGGLVLRPWTAATSDTPHNSPVKRRSKRGGKVAAEAAAHSISVLAAAVDVHAELAAMCPASVWALHVLHFLRVEEVCTVPCCGSKAKSVRHGNLTRTNSETSSYASWSPHGDSGDSSENEFSSTSSNSRTSRSGSRDSHSSIENARANSDRTSDAVDGCIASGRKPAAGRGWGGGRRRGGRGDGGGSGQRGMKRQNRPERAERHLASSTSGDRTRRRRRDGERACEGRLPFDASWTKWAASSSLLPKLSKNEGDGGGGGDKHLRSTLAAVLSVLQQQEQQRVSARLRDGTVDGDVGETNDKTPHGKGEGFGAGYRTCDCGNSTLNGTSATAEQKHALLLRATITLVSEEEPLVQQVATALVDEWLDLMSVETSTPQSRVTTTSAPTEVMGEVTTLSDGSAPRRRSGLPRTQSSPCADASVQALHHHRLCDARNYWLSCLLKMVAYLDGVHSALREENIHMSAVLARQGIAPQDAEDIFTKSLPAIFNCVLVEEALHSAATALPASQPRTFTTWATSPLLASACGSPALRLWMPPPALLLPFHLIGRGSVFGVWVPPGVAARRGSIDYLPALASTRTSTRAHGRFVSYVIDSHGLHLGTEPYCRCGALVPESKSVDKERRGGVEALQSCKRASVGVNAQDMTAHPRPPRHSLGHCRLGFAVRCAEPESLLGTHYLTSLEYLLPVLRVPDVKSQQAANGDLPRDQLEQQPALRWWTCTLNETVGTPRMDVYASRTLLMLPIPTQNTLDSTAGHAASSARVDAGTTTNTLTVGGTHHAETRAKSGPSALASSSATVGARKRPRGGFHRGPTVSAEEQAVRRQHPLLYHAMRLQLRAGKFAYKGGSGGSESGDTELVLLYGHPRGEETTTLRHMGFTVRTGSHHRLGRGGAAFARRMDLPAGSSVTELNSGVGGGRGRLTLSRDALGTTLEGMYLIARRVLGLQGLFVSSASALTTPAAAAAEARTSGKGSPSVTGAAALGDGDACASLNGTTVTHMAASTLGPQTEKEALGTVAATLALMCLVLSHSLLDDLLEQPFLVLWTTELASFVLDVSLLMPRPLPRLLKADGFALALLPQPAQSLLLMVGLAATLVTREAHMAAASNQGSEGGDGSSGGRGRGAGGTSSTSTSTIPQSHPWWFTFRSTVLRDTELPSCLYSGVWPIVEKAEATLATLLAEARRDTSGNRQASDGRHSHPSLPVGSDGGEEYAGAGAPMHVSGRGGAGGRRVLSLSAPSPPTAAGRQPPVDALGTSSSKNRDVTPHGSTIDRANPYGHRLLLKESRAGGAPGELSVKATLNRNSNAAACGAGSVVSADQSYVPRRLCGHAVLCQDDGTWSAEAGSSDTHAASRALPFAEGVRVVSGIEVALLRTSLAHVEVVSPLSRMFSLSLSGVTLLPQLTAAFASALWVSLEAEEMYSGTSAA; this is encoded by the coding sequence ATGAGCGCCAGTAGTAACCTTGAAAAActgctgccttctctctaTGAGTTTCTCTCTGTTCACCCGTCAGATGCATACGCGTCGGCTTCAGCTGCGCCGACCCAGCGATCCGGTGATGACCTTTACCCTggctgcagcagtgacaACGGTCGCAGCAACGCCACAAGTCCCTCAGccatctcctcttcctcgctcgGATCTGATCTGGCATGCGCGACTCCAGCCATCATCGTACAGAGCTAtacgcgctggcggcggtgcatcACCGTGTGGCGAAGGGTGATCGGCAATGACAGCTTGTTTCTCACCGTGCTTCTGCACGCGGGCTGTCTGTGGTGCCCCAACTACGCAGCACTCTATCGAGCGAAGCGCGACATCACCACGCGGGcccagcaacagcgccggTCTGCACAAGCAACCCCTGCCTCAGAAGACAAATTTACATTGGAGGTTGGCAGCGCAACCCTGGAAGGAGAACAAGGCGGCCTCGTGCTGCGGCCCTGGACAGCCGCCACTTCCGATACACCACACAACAGCCCTGTCAAGCGGCGAAGCAAGCGCGGCGGCAAGgtggcagcagaggcagctgcgcactCCATCAGCGtcctggcagcggcagttgACGTGCATGCGGAGCTGGCCGCCATGTGCCCCGCAAGCGTGTGGGCGCTACATGTACTGCATTTTTtgagggtggaggaggtgtgcaCTGTGCCCTGCTGCGGTAGCAAAGCGAAGTCGGTGCGACACGGTAATCTGACCAGGACAAACTCTGAGACTTCCTCATACGCGTCCTGGTCCCCTCATGGGGACAGCGGCGACTCCAGTGAAAACGAAttcagcagcacgagcagcaacagtcGTACCAGCCGAAGCGGTAGCCGCGACTCCCACAGCAGCATAGAGAACGCGCGGGCAAACAGTGATCGGACGAGTGACGCGGTCGATGGCTGCATTGCAAGTGGGCGGAAACCAGCGGCTGGTCGAGGATGGGGTGGCGGGCGGCGCAGAGGCGGtcgcggcgatggcggcggcagcgggcagcgaggcaTGAAGCGGCAGAATAGACCAGAGCGGGCGGAGCGCCACCTCGCATCCAGTACGAGTGGTGATCGcacgaggcggcgccgccgcgacggggAGCGAGCTTGCGAGGGACGTTTGCCATTCGATGCGTCCTGGACGAAATGGGcagcgtcctcctcgctgcttcCTAAACTGTCGAAGAATGAGGGCgatggagggggtggcggagaCAAGCACCTCCGCAGCACACTCGCGGCTGTTCTCtccgtgctgcagcagcaggaacaGCAACGCGTCTCTGCTCGCCTCCGTGATGGGACAGTGGACGGCGATGTCGGGGAAACGAATGATAAGACACCGCATGGTAAGGGCGAGGGGTTTGGCGCAGGGTACCGCACCTGTGACTGCGGCAACAGCACTCTCAATGGAACATCCGCGACGGCTGAGCAGAAGcatgcactgctgctccgcgccaccatcaccctCGTAAGCGAGGAAGAACCTctggtgcagcaggtggcgacggcgctcgTGGACGAGTGGCTCGATCTCATGTCGGTAGAAACCTCCACTCCCCAATCACGCGTGACGACCACAAGCGCACCAACAGAAGTGATGGGGGAGGTGACAACTCTCTctgacggcagcgcgccTCGCCGGAGGTCGGGACTCCCCAGGACACAGTCTTCCCCCTGCGCTGATGCCTCCGTGCAGGCGCTCCATCACCATCGCCTATGCGACGCACGCAACTACTGGCTCTCGTGTCTGCTGAAGATGGTGGCGTACCTCGATGGCGTGCACTCGGCCCTTCGTGAAGAGAACATCCACATGAGCGCCGTCCTCGCCCGTCAGGGCATCGCGCCGCAAGACGCAGAAGACATCTTTACCAAGTCACTGCCAGCCATCTTCAACTGTGTGCTTGTAGAAGAGGCTTTGCATAGCGCGGCCACCGCGTTGCCGGCTTCGCAGCCACGCACCTTCACAACGTGGGCAACCTCGCCCCTGCTGGCGTCCGCTTGCGGAAGTCCGGCCCTACGCTTGTGGATGCCGCccccagcgctgctgctgccgtttcACTTGATTGGGCGTGGGTCGGTGTTTGGGGTGTGGGTGCCTCCAGGCGTGGCGGCACGCCGAGGGTCGATCGACTACCTGCCTGCGCTGGCGTCGAcgcgcacctccacccgTGCGCATGGTCGCTTTGTGTCCTACGTCATCGATTCACACGGACTGCATCTCGGCACGGAGCCGTACTGCAGATGTGGGGCACTGGTGCCAGAGAGCAAGTCCGTCGACAAGGAGCGCCGCGGTGGGGTGGAAGCGCTGCAGTCATGCAAGCGAGCGTCTGTGGGTGTGAATGCACAGGATATGACAGCTCACCCTCGCCCTCCTAGGCATTCCTTAGGCCACTGCCGGCTAGGCTTTGCGGTGCGTTGTGCGGAGCCCGAATCGCTTCTCGGGACACACTACCTCACCTCGCTCGAGTATCTGCTTCCCGTCCTCCGTGTACCCGACGTGAAGAGCCAGCAGGCCGCCAACGGAGACCTCCCACGCGATCAGCTAGAGCAGCAACCTGCGCTACGGTGGTGGACGTGCACGCTGAACGAGACGGTCGGTACTCCGCGCATGGACGTCTACGCCTCACgcacgctgctgatgctTCCGATACCGACTCAGAACACACTGGACAGCACCGCTGGCCATGCCGCAAGCTCAGCGCGGGTCGACGCCGgtaccaccaccaacacacTCACCGTAGGCGGAACGCACCACGCAGAGACTCGTGCGAAAAGTGGGCCGAGTGCGCTGGCGTCCTCGTCGGCAACGGTCGGAGCTCGTAAGCGGCCCCGCGGCGGATTCCACCGGGGGCCGACCGTGTctgcggaggagcaggcggtCCGGCGTCAACACCCGCTGCTCTACCATGCGATGCGCTTACAGCTACGCGCGGGGAAATTCGCGTATAAgggaggcagtggcggctcTGAGAGTGGCGATACTGAGCTCGTGCTGCTTTACGGTCATCCGCGCGGCgaggagacgacgacgctgcgccACATGGGCTTCACGGTACGGACTGGCAGTCACCACAGGCTgggccgtggcggcgccgcctttGCCAGACGTATGGATCTACCTGCTGGGTCGTCCGTGACGGAGCTGAACAgtggtgtcggcggcggtAGAGGACGCCTCACCTTGTCCAGAGATGCGCTTGGCACCACGCTCGAGGGCATGTACCTGATCGCCCGCCGTGTACTGGGGCTGCAGGGCCTCTTTGTGTCCTCTGCATCTGCGCTCACtacgccggcagcagcagcagcagaggcacgcacCAGCGGCAAGGGGAGCCCTTCCGtcactggcgctgctgcactgggTGATGGGGACGCGTGTGCTTCGCTCAATGGCACTACAGTCACACACATGGCTGCCTCTACTCTCGGTCCAcagacggagaaggaggccCTTGGCACCGTGGCAGCCACGCTTGCCCTTATGTGCCTCGTACTCAGCCATAGCCTGCTAGATGATTTGCTTGAGCAGCCGTTCCTCGTGCTCTGGACAACAGAGCTGGCGTCGTTTGTACTCgacgtgtcgctgctgatgccgcgACCGCTCCCTCGATTGCTGAAGGCGGACGGATTTGCTCTAGCGCTTCTGCCGCAGCCGGCACAGTCGCTGCTCCTGATGGTGGGGCTGGCAGCCACACTGGTGACGCGGGAGGCGCACATGGCTGCTGCATCCAATCAAGGCAGCGAAGGGGgcgatggcagcagtggtgggagggggcgcggcgccggcggcacgTCATCGACGTCGACATCCACCATACCTCAGTCACATCCGTGGTGGTTCACCTTCCGTTCGACAGTGCTACGCGACACCGAGCTGCCGAGCTGCCTGTACAGTGGCGTCTGGCCCATCGTGGAGAAGGCCGAGGCCACCCTTGCCACTTTGCTGGCGGAGGCGCGGCGCGACACATCTGGCAATCGCCAAGCAAGTGACGGAAGGCACAGCCATCCTTCTCTGCCGGTaggcagcgacggaggagaAGAATACGCGGGGGCAGGAGCCCCGATGCACGTGTCGggccgtggtggcgcaggaggtAGGCGGGTCCTGTCTCTTTCAGCCCCGTCTCCGCCCACGGCTGCGGGTCGCCAACCACCCGTGGATGCGCTGGGCACCTCATCATCGAAGAACCGTGACGTTACGCCTCACGGAAGCACCATTGATAGAGCCAACCCCTATGGCCACCGACTTCTCTTGAAGGAGTCTAgagcaggcggcgcgccTGGAGAGCTCTCTGTGAAAGCAACACTGAACCGCAACAGcaatgcagcagcgtgcggaGCAGGCAGCGTCGTGTCGGCGGACCAGTCTTACGTACCCCGTCGACTCTGCGGGCACGCCGTCCTTTGCCAAGACGATGGCACCTGGAGTGCGGAAGCCGGGTCGAGCGACACCCACGCCGCTTCGAGAGCCTTGCCATTCGCCGAGGGGGTTCGCGTCGTGTCTGGCATTGAAGTGGCGCTGCTCAGGACGAGTTTGGCTCACGTCGAAGTGGTGTCGCCATTGTCGCGTAtgttctcgctctccttgaGTGGTGTAACACTGCTGCCTCAACTAAccgctgccttcgcctcGGCGCTGTGGGTGTCCCTGGAAGCGGAGGAGATGTACTCGGGTACCAGTGCTGCGTAA
- a CDS encoding cysteinyl-tRNA synthetase, putative (TriTrypDB/GeneDB-style sysID: LpmP.12.0260) has translation MGRNHTSKVAAGLDGANPVKRDRHPVWYPPLKLDGNGLKVMNSLTETLEDFAPRDGRVVRWYTCGPTVYDLSHMGHARAYLTFDIIRRIMEDYFGYSVLYQMNITDIDDKIIKRARVGKLLDDFKEGELHRSNVEKLVAFTAEAVAAAESNLAKRKAKLSEPIPEGANSRVKADHEEKMLELQLKESQLAETKEKIAAAKDDFAALFAAASGVNGDLLDERNGHTISDQQIFEDHARKYECAFFEDMQRLGIRDPDIVSRVTEYVPQVVEFVQKIIDNGFAYVGETSVFFDTEAYIRAGHDYPKLKPGGDRNTTEEEMAEGEGTLTKAVEGEKRSSNDFALWKFSKPGEPRWPSPWGAGRPGWHIECSVMASDVLGENMDIHSGGWDLKFPHHDNECAQSEACNLHNQWVNYFLHCGHLHIKGLKMSKSLKNFITIRQALDDLGVTPRTMRLLFLASPWYKPMNFSDQSLDEAKEKERVLRAFFGSVDIVLRADNWKATQGVNTYDRELLGKCIEAEAAVHAALQDNFDTVVALQQLMSLVAATNQYLLSGERPSATLVRKVGCYVTKMFRVFGVVEGSDDVGLQKQGSGDDETRFIEVMNALVRFRDEVRNAAKEQKAVAAFLPLCDKVRDEWLVDAGVRLEDNPAGPTAWKSDEPALLRKELAERRAQQEGDRKKKLTNQAETKRRLVEKWRQFVHPPSDFFRRQDEKKYTAYDDVTGLPTTTATGEEVSEKELKKLSKEQAKYAKSYDEFVSKGGVTWLQEQEAELASMVAELEDKK, from the coding sequence ATGGGCCGCAATCACACTTCGAAAGTGGCAGCCGGCCTCGATGGCGCCAACCCAGTGAAGCGAGACCGCCACCCCGTGTGGTACCCACCGCTGAAGCTGGACGGCAACGGACTGAAGGTGATGAACTCACTGACGGAGACCCTCGAGGACTTCGCGCCGCGAGACGGTCGGGTTGTGCGGTGGTACACGTGCGGCCCCACCGTCTACGATCTCTCTCACATGGGCCACGCACGCGCTTACCTCACCTTCGACATCATTCGCCGTATAATGGAGGACTACTTTGGCTACTCTGTACTTTACCAGATGAACATCACCGACATCGACGACAAGATCATTAAACGCGCTCGCGTGGGCAAACTGCTGGATGATTTCAAGGAAGgagagctgcaccgcagcaaTGTTGAAAAGCTCGTAGCGTTCACGGCTGaggctgtcgccgccgccgagagTAACCTGGCAAAGCGCAAGGCGAAGCTGTCGGAGCCGATTCCCGAAGGCGCCAACAGCCGCGTCAAGGCGGACCACGAGGAGAAGATGCTGGAGTTGCAGCTAAAGGAGTCGCAGCTCGCTGAAACCAAGGAGAAGATCGCGGCAGCCAAGGACGACTTCGCTGCCCTGTTTGCCGCGGCCAGCGGCGTAAACGGCGATTTACTTGACGAGCGCAACGGCCACACCATCTCCGATCAGCAAATCTTTGAAGACCACGCTCGTAAGTACGAGTGTGCCTTTTTCGAGGACATGCAGCGCCTGGGTATCCGTGACCCAGACATCGTCTCGCGCGTCACGGAGTACGTGCCTCAGGTGGTGGAGTTCGTGCAGAAGATTATCGACAATGGCTTCGCCTATGTCGGCGAGACGTCCGTCTTCTTCGACACAGAGGCGTACATCAGGGCTGGCCACGACTACCCGAAGCTGAAGCCCGGCGGTGACCGCAACACTACCGAGGAAGAGATGGCTGAAGGCGAGGGCACACTTACGAAGGCCGTCGAGGGCGAGAAGCGCAGCTCGAACGACTTTGCTCTGTGGAAATTCTCGAAACCCGGTGAGCCGCGCTGGCCGTCCCCGTGGGGTGCTGGCCGTCCTGGCTGGCACATCGAGTGCTCCGTCATGGCGTCCGATGTTCTTGGAGAGAACATGGATATTCATAGCGGCGGGTGGGACTTGAAGTTTCCGCACCACGACAACGAGTGCGCGCAGAGCGAGGCGTGCAACCTACACAACCAGTGGGTGAACTACTTCCTCCACTGCGGCCATCTCCACATCAAAGGGCTGAAGATGAGCAAAAGCCTCAAAAATTTCATCACCATCCGCCAGGCGCTGGATGACCTCGGCGTCACGCCACGCacgatgcggctgctgttcCTCGCAAGTCCATGGTATAAGCCGATGAACTTCTCGGACCAGTCACTCGACGaggcgaaggaaaaggagcgtGTCCTGCGTGCCTTCTTCGGCAGCGTTGACATTGTCCTCCGCGCCGACAACTGGAAGGCCACGCAGGGCGTCAACACGTACGACCGCGAGTTGCTGGGCAAGTGCatcgaggcggaggcagccgtgcacgcggcgctgcaggacaaCTTTGACACTGTCGttgccctgcagcagctcatgTCCCTGGTCGCGGCGACGAACCAGTACCTGCTGTCCGGCGAGCGACCGAGCGCAACGCTAGTGCGCAAGGTGGGGTGCTACGTGACGAAGATGTTCCGCGTCTTCGGAGTCGTGGAGGGCTCTGACGATGTTGGCCTGCAGAAACAGGGCTCTGGCGATGACGAGACACGCTTCATCGAAGTCATGAACGCCCTCGTGCGCTTCCGTGATGAGGTGCGCAATGCAGCTAAAGAgcagaaggcggtggcggccttTTTGCCCTTGTGCGACAAGGTGCGCGACGAGTGGCTTGTCGACGCTGGAGTTCGGCTCGAGGACAACCCAGCTGGCCCGACAGCGTGGAAAAGCGACGAGCCCGCATTGCTTCGCAAGGAGCTGGCGGAGCGCCGAGCTCAGCAGGAGGGCGACCGCAAGAAGAAGCTGACAAATCAGGCGGAGACGAAGCGCAGGCTGGTGGAGAAATGGCGGCAGTTTGTCCACCCGCCGTCGGATTTCTTCCGCCGCCAGGACGAGAAGAAGTACACCGCCTACGACGACGTCACTGGCCTCCCGACGACGACTGCGACTGGTGAGGAAGTGAGCGAGAAGGAGTTGAAAAAGCTGAGCAAGGAGCAGGCCAAGTACGCCAAGTCATACGACGAGTTTGTCAGCAAGGGCGGTGTGACGTGGCTtcaggagcaggaggcagaACTGGCCAGCATGGTGGCCGAGCTCGAAGACAAGAAATAG